The sequence CACATGTTATTAATTGGCTCATTGATTGATTCTTCTTGGTCACAAGattatataaatagtataaatGGCAGTAAGGGCAATCCTGAGACAGAGTGCCTTTCTTTCCATAATGCTAAATCCCTGCTACAGTCACCTTTAGGTTATACAGAAAATACATATGGTTATGGTCTATTTCCAAGCacctttatttactttaaaaaaaaaaaagtagcaggcTTAAAAAAGTGGCCTCCAGTCTATAGCTTGCGGGGCTCTGATTTGTATTATCAGCTTGGCTCAGGAAGGCACATGGGTTCACAATCTCTAGTCTAGTTGAGGCAAACATTATAGATGTAGGTGGCAAGTTTAGCACTGTTGTGTACAGGTGCCGTTTGCATAGATTTTCAACTGCGCAGGGGTGTTGGTGCTTCTAagccccacattgttcaagggtcaactgttcTAGAAACTCTTGGTTGATACTTTCAAATAACAATTCTCTCTCCAGGTTCTGACATGCTTCATCAGGGGATGGCAATTCCAGATGAGCTACAGttaatgattcattcattcatgaaataCCTGTTGAGTACCTactgagtgccaggcactgtaccatAAAGTCAATGAACAAAAGTAGACAGAGGCACTCCCCTAATGAGCTTACAGTCTAAGGAGTGTGGGGGGAAGAGAAGAGCCAAACACTGATCAAATAATTATAAAGGTAAATGCAGGATTGCAATCTGTGATCAATACTATGAAAGATAGGTGCTCAGTGGTCTGAGTAACTTAACCTCTTCTCTGGGAGGGTGAATTAGTGATGGAAGGCTTTTGCAATCTGAAGGAAGGTAAGATAAATCTTTCATGGCATAAGTGCTGTAGAGCTGGAAACAAAATCTGTGGCTTGGGTACACAACAGGAGGGGATGTGGTATGAAATGGGCCTGGAGAGGTTAAAAGGAGCCCACTTATGGAGTGTTTTATAGACTGCATGAGTTTTTATCATTTCAGTCAAAGTTGGAGGTGAaagattgagaaccactgcagaAACAATTTCTTTAAATACCGAATTAAGGGTAaaattttctttgtatctttttaagacttaaaaaaaaaccttttccttttatttctccatatgctttctgtttctgagaaagagaatgaatgcttttctctttctgacttttaAGTACTTAAGCAATTCGGGCATCCTGAGGTTTCTACGGCCCAGTTCAtgatacttttttccccttttaaacaGTccgatggttttttgttttttgtttttgtttttttaaatttaccttaGCATTCCCTATGTTTTCCCTATGGCTTATTTAACATTTGACcctataaatatatgtgtgtgtgtgtgtgtgtgtgtgtaatgcgtacacagacacacataaatatatatagatatgtatatgtacatttgTTAAAGCAACCAGATTAGGCCCAAGATGGAGTTCCTCATGATAAGCCCCATGTCAGCAAATCAAAACTTAATTAGTTTCCATGCTTGGTTCTTCTAGAAAAGGAAGACTTAGGTCAACCAGTCAATGCTTGCCTGATCAGTATAAGTTATCTAATCAGGCTCTAAAACTTCCCTTTGCTCCATATAGGGAAACTAACCCTGCTTTAACCAATTAGCAGATGTCCAGTAAAACTTCCTTATTCCTGCTCACTTTGGtctataaaaatatctttttttttaaaaagattttatttatttatttgtcagagagagagggagagagagcgagcacaggcagacagaatggcaggcagaggcagagggagaagcaggctccctgccaagcaaggagcccgatgtgggactcgatcccaggactctgggatcatgacctgagccgaaggcagccgcccaaccaactgagccacccaggcgtcccggtctATAAAAATACCTTGACTTGTACAGCTCTTCAGAGCAGCTTTCTGTCTATCTGCTGGGTTGGATGCTACCCAATTCATGAACTGTTGAATAAAGCCAGTAAGACCTTTATATTTACTCAGTTGAATCTTGCTCTTTAACACACTGTTAAAAGCAAGACaacaggccccaaatggagtcactaTTGCTAAGTCCTACATCATCAGACCAAGACACTTCTGGCTCTCCCTGAAATGGAATCTTAGTCAGTCAGGAATTGCCTGATCAATTAgttaagtaatatgcctgatagatcACTGCCATCTCCTAAAGGGAagtgatcctgggatcatgatctgagcccaaggcagacacttacccaactgggccacccaggcacctcatgatTCCCCCTTTTAACATGACTTAGTCCCTTTCACGGCTCATAGTCAAGAACTCCTGTGTGGTCTAAATAAACCTCTTTTTATTAGTCATAGTAAAACCAGGGAAAGGAGGATGGAGCTGGGCCAAGTGGTAAAATACACaactaatgaggaaaaaaaagtaggaaCTGGGGGAGAGAAGTGAGGGGAAGAGGAGCAGTGGAAGAAATGTAGGGAATAAATGGATAAcagggaaaactgggaagaaaaagaGGTTAAAGAGAATCCTCCCAGAAAGCCAGTTTGACTCAACCCTTCTGTTAGTCTGAACAAATTCCTGTCCCCACAGTGTTCGTGTTTTGTGTTAATTCAGAATTTAGACAGCCATTAGTACTTAACTACTTTGACACTGTTAGACTTTTGCTCCATTTAGTGTTCCATTGCAAGGGGACACAAGAATCTGTCTGTTGTGCCTTTAGGAATTTTGTGTGGAGCTTTCCCTGTGCAGGAGTGTCCACAAATGTTATCTGAAGGGGGACTCGGGACTGAGGTCCTAAAGGAGGTTGTAGTGAAATTTTCAGTGACACAACctcatttctgaatattttaatctTGGCCAAGCCTCTTGTTCTGTTCTAGGGGAGCCTCTGCTAATCTAGTTATGTAGAGTTTACTACATTATTGATGAATGGAGATAGAGATTATCTAATTCAACCTCATTTTGGCTTGACTGCATTCTGTTGTCCGTAAATTAGCCACCTCGTGTGTCTTTTAACTTCCTCAACTGCAAAGTTAAAATATTACCTACTCCAAAAAGGGTATTAAGAGAATGTTACTtagtacataaatacataaatgtaagagcacatgaaaaagaatgaatcatGCACACAGAAAATGCTAAAAAATGTGAGCTATTAGAACTTAGATTAAAACTGTTACTGCAAATATGAATGTTCCTCTATGTCTGGTTCAGACTTTGGTGTGGGGACTAATCAGGGGTGGAGTGTATTCTAAAGGCCCTTCTCAGGTGTCTGTGAAGTCAAACCTATTTTCTTAACAATTCTAAGAGGTTATTTGcccttttcattctcatttctcaAGAACATGCAGAGGAATTTCCAGATCTATGGGATAAGTGCTAACGTTAACATACAGAAGCAGCTGGAGAAACCAGTGGTCTTCTATAAAAGCCATAcgttaaaaaagaattttctcattagacttttctttttggggggggggaattctgttttaaaatgttatttatgttaacgTATATTAGTTATCGTAAATTGGATTCGGAAACTTTTAATTTCGAATACAATAAACACAAATACAACCACAGAAACCAAAGCTCTTCGGGGTCCTCAGTAATCTCTAAGACCGTAAAGGGAGCCTGCGAACCAAAAGTTTGAGAGCCAACGCTCTGGTGCAACTCGTGACTGAACAGGCGTGGACGGCTTGTGACCTCGACGATTTTTATTTGTGGTTTCCTGTCAGGACTGAAATTCTTCGATCTCTGCTTGCCAAGGTCCTCCCTCCCTTCGAGGGCATCTTGTTCTCTTCAGCACTGGTCCAGATTTCACGCCCCTCTCGGTACCCTGTTTTCAGGCTGGACCTCCCGGGGACACCCGGGCCTTGCATGGTCCCCTGACCTTCTCAGTCCTCTCTGTCACTCGCTTATCACTTGACTGAGACTCTTGAAGGTCAGGTCTTGGGTTTCTCCAGACCGACGAGCTCCTCCAGGCACTAGCTCGGCTCAACCACATTCAATCACTAAAGGACGGTGCCCGGGGTCAACTAGGCCTGACCGCGCTCACCGGGACCAGGAAGAAGTGTACACGCGAACCTAACGGCACAGTACACTCAGAGCCACCACGCCTTGAGCCGGTCTCCGCCCTCCGGGAGTCCCGGGAGCGTCCAGCCACGTAAAGGGCGGAGCCACGCGCCCATTGGGGGCGTGGCCCCCAGCGCGCGCGGGAAAGGGGCTGGCGTCGTTTGCGCGCGCACAGTCGGCGGCCGCGCGCAGCACGCTCGGGGCCCGGATGGCGGCGGCGGCTGGGAGCGGGACGCCCCGGGAGGAGGAGGGGCCCAGCGGGGAGGCGGCTGCTCCGCAGCCCCAAGCCCCGACGAGCGCGCCCGGGGCTCGTCTCTCGAGGCTGCCTTTAGCGCGAGTGAAGGCTTTGGTGAAGGCCGACCCCGACGTAACCCTCGCGGGACAGGAAGCCATCTTCATTCTGGCACGAGCCGCGGTGCGGCGGGAGCGTTGGGGCCACACGGGGTTGCAGGGCGGAGTGGAGGCCAGGGGCGGGGCCTCGGGTAGCTTTCGGGGGGCGGGGCGTAGCGGCAACTGGGGCGACTTGGGGAGGCGGGGAAgcgaggagggaggagagggtctGGACTGGGGGTAAGGAGGTGAGTAAGGTGCCGGCTCAGATTCCGAGACGAAGTGTCGGAGGGAAGACTAGGAGAAAGACGTAACAGACCTGCCTCGTCATAAGGGGTTTGGACAACGACTTCAAGTTGCATTTCGAGTGTCTAACTTAACTTGTAAGAGTGTCAAGTGAAGGAGTGGGGATCTACAGGTGAGGGAGGGACGTGTCTTGCGCTACCAGGGTAGGGGGAAAGGGAATAATAGACACTCATGAAGTCCCGGACTGAAAACCTCTCCAGAGCAGCCCTTACTCCCTTCCCACCACTCAAATAGAAGTGCTCACCAGAATTGTGCTAGAACCCATTGATTCAATTCTCCTTGTTCCCCTCATAGGAACTGTTTGTGGAGACCATTGCAAAAGATGCCTACTGCTGTGCTcaacaaggaaaaaggaaaaccctCCAGAGGAGAGATTTGGGTAGAGTGTCACTGCAGTATTCAGTATCTGGGGGCAAAGAAGGGGAGGGCGGGGGCAGGTTTCCCTCTCACTGCTGGAGAAGCCATCACTGTAAGGTCAGAGGAGCCACAGGGTTTCTCCCTATGATGTCTTCTGTTGGACTGccacagtgagagaaagaccTAGCTTTTAGAGTTCCTATGCTTTTGAGTGGCAGGAGAGGTGGTGGGGTAGGTAATGAAGGGAGTCTAAGTGTTGCTAAAGCTAACTAGACCGCTTTGTACCTTTTGCCATGTTGTACCAGGCTGGGCACTACTTTTTCCCCTAGAAGCTGGGAGTTTGATTTCTGCCTCTTTAGTTGGTAACCCCTTTGCCTGTGTAAACTTTTGTATACCTTAATCCTGCTTTCCCTTCTATTTTGCTAGATTCTTCTTTGATGGCTTTCAGAGCAAAAGGGTTCCCCCCCACGCAACAGGGTTTACCTAGAGTTTTCTTACTTTTATAGAGAGACAGCTGATATGTAAGATTTGGTGGTGGAGTAGAAATGGACCTCATGACAGCAAGGGACAAAGTTTATTAATGCCCTTATTTGCATAAAGCGTCTGCCCCTTTTTTATGTGGGTTGTGGCTTT comes from Neovison vison isolate M4711 chromosome 8, ASM_NN_V1, whole genome shotgun sequence and encodes:
- the POLE4 gene encoding DNA polymerase epsilon subunit 4; translated protein: MAAAAGSGTPREEEGPSGEAAAPQPQAPTSAPGARLSRLPLARVKALVKADPDVTLAGQEAIFILARAAELFVETIAKDAYCCAQQGKRKTLQRRDLDNAIEAVDEFAFLEGTLD